Proteins co-encoded in one Grus americana isolate bGruAme1 chromosome 12, bGruAme1.mat, whole genome shotgun sequence genomic window:
- the LOC129211714 gene encoding H(+)/Cl(-) exchange transporter 5 isoform X2, which translates to MEQKGYRRGSFQSSTSDEDMLEIAGASLDFSMVDDDPPLDREMGGFSSYNGGGMNGTSTMMDFLEEPLPGVGTYEDFNTIDWVREKSRDRDRHREITSRSKESTWALIHSVSDAFSGWLLMLLIGLLAGSLAGLIDISAHWMTDLKEGVCLAGFWFNHEHCCWKSNTTFTDRDKCPEWKSWSQLILGHGEGAFAYILNYFMYVIWALLFSLLAVLLVKGFAPYACGSGIPEIKTILSGFIIRGYLGKWTLIIKTITLVLAVSSGLSLGKEGPLVHVACCCGNILCHLFTKYRKNEAKRREVLSAAAAAGVSVAFGAPIGGVLFSLEEVSYYFPLKTLWRSFFAALVAAFTLRSINPFGNSRLVLFYVEFHMPWHLLELVPFILLGIFGGLWGAFFIRSNIAWCRRRKTTKLGKYPVLEVFVVTAITAILAFPNEYTRMSTSELISELFNDCGILDSSKLCEYVNDFNSTKGDDLPDRAAGPGVYTAMWKLALALIMKVFITIFTFGMKVPSGLFIPSMAVGAIAGRLLGVAVEQLAYYHHDWAIFSGWCSQGADCITPGLYAMVGAAACLGGVTRMTVSLVVIMFELTGGLEYIVPLMAAAMTSKWVADAIGREGIYDAHIRLNGYPFLEAKEEFSHKTLAMDVMRPRRNDPPLTVITQDSMTVEDVETIINDTTYSGYPVVVSRESQRLVGFVLRRDLIISIENARKKQDGIVSTSIIYFTDHSPPLPPSSPSMLKLRSILDLSPFTVTDQTPMEIVVDIFRKLGLRQCLVTHNGKLLGIITKKDVLKHIAQLANQDPDSILFN; encoded by the exons gattTTCCTCATATAATGGAGGAGGGATGAACGGCACAAGCACAATGATGGATTTCCTGGAGGAACCTCTTCCTGGTGTGGGGACCTACGAAGATTTTAACACTATAGATTGGGTGCGAGAGAAGTCCAGGGACCGGGACAGACACAGAGAG ATCACCAGTAGAAGTAAAGAGTCCACGTGGGCGCTGATACACAGCGTGAGCGATGCCTTTTCTGGCTGGCTGTTGATGCTTCTCATCGGGTTGTTGGCAG GTTCCTTAGCGGGTCTGATAGACATTTCTGCCCACTGGATGACAGATTTGAAAGAAGGAGTGTGTTTAGCAGGCTTCTGGTTTAACCACGAGCACTGCTGCTGGAAATCCAACACAACCTTCACGGACAGAGACAAGTGTCCCGAGTGGAAGAGCTGGTCCCAGCTGATCCTCGGCCACGGAGAG GGGGCTTTTGCGTATATTCTCAACTACTTCATGTACGTTATCTGGGCCTTGTTATTCTCCCTTCTGGCTGTGTTACTTGTGAAGGGGTTTGCTCCATATGCCTGTGGCTCAGGGATCCCAGAG ATCAAAACTATCTTAAGTGGTTTCATCATTAGAGGCTACCTGGGCAAGTGGACACTGATCATCAAAACCATCACCTTGGTGCTGGCGGTGTCCTCCGGGCTGAGCCTGGGCAAGGAGGGGCCCCTGGTGCACGTcgcctgctgctgtgggaacatCTTGTGTCACCTCTTCACCAAATACAGGAAGAACGAAGCGAAGCGCAGAGAG GTTTtatcagcagctgcagctgctggtgtgTCTGTAGCTTTTGGTGCACCGATTGGAGGAGTGCTCTTTAGCCTGGAAGAG gTCAGTTACTACTTTCCTCTCAAGACGCTGTGGCGCTCCTTCTTCGCTGCTCTGGTCGCCGCGTTTACCCTGCGCTCCATCAACCCTTTTGGGAACAGCCGCCTGGTTCTCTTCTACGTGGAGTTTCACATGCCATGGCATCTTCTGGAGCTCGTGCCCTTCATCCTTTTGGGAATATTCGGTGGGCTCTGGGGAGCTTTCTTCATTCGCAGCAACATTGCCTGGTGCAGGCGCCGCAAGACGACCAAGCTCGGCAAATACCCTGTGCTGGAGGTGTTTGTGGTGACCGCCATCACGGCCATTCTGGCCTTCCCCAACGAGTACACCAGGATGAGCACCAGCGAGCTGATTTCTGAGCTCTTCAATGACTGCGGGATTTTGGACTCATCCAAGCTCTGCGAGTACGTGAATGATTTCAACAGCACCAAAGGGGACGACCTGCCGGACCGAGCTGCTGGCCCAGGAGTCTACACAGCCATGTGGAAGCTGGCTTTGGCCCTGATAATGAAGGTCTTCATCACGATCTTCACCTTTGGCATGAAG GTGCCCTCGGGTCTCTTCATCCCCAGCATGGCGGTGGGCGCGATAGCGGGCAGGTTGCTCGGCGTGGCCGTGGAGCAGCTGGCCTATTACCACCACGACTGGGCCATCTTCAGCGGCTGGTGCAGCCAAGGCGCCGACTGCATCACTCCCGGCCTCTACGCGATggtgggggctgcagcctgTCTAG GCGGAGTGACCCGAATGACCGTGTCACTAGTGGTCATTATGTTTGAGCTCACTGGTGGGCTGGAATACATCGTTCCTCTGATGGCAGCAGCCATGACCAGCAAGTGGGTGGCCGATGCCATCGGGCGAGAAGGCATTTACGACGCCCATATTCGCCTCAACGGATACCCTTTCTTGGAAGCCAAGGAAGAGTTCTCTCACAAGACGCTTGCGATGGACGTAATGAGGCCAAGGAGGAACGATCCTCCTCTGACTGTCATCACTCAGGACAGCATGACCGTAGAAGACGTCGAGACCATCATCAACGACACCACGTACAGTGGCTATCCCGTGGTGGTGTCACGGGAGTCCCAAAGGCTGGTCGGATTCGTCCTCAGGAGAGACCTCATCATTTCAATTG AAAATGCCCGGAAGAAGCAGGATGGGATTGTGAGCACCtcaattatttatttcactgacCACTCTCCTCCGCTGCCTCCAAGCTCCCCCTCGATGCTGAAACTCAGGAGCATCCTGGACCTCAGTCCTTTCACAGTCACAGACCAAACTCCCATGGAAATCGTCGTGGATATATTCCGCAAGCTGGGATTGCGCCAGTGCCTGGTTACTCACAACGG GAAGCTGCTGGGGATCATTACCAAAAAGGACGTATTAAAGCACATTGCACAGCTGGCTAACCAGGACCCAGATTCCATACTCTTCAATTAA
- the LOC129211714 gene encoding H(+)/Cl(-) exchange transporter 5 isoform X4, with amino-acid sequence MMTRHSTGRWEITSRSKESTWALIHSVSDAFSGWLLMLLIGLLAGSLAGLIDISAHWMTDLKEGVCLAGFWFNHEHCCWKSNTTFTDRDKCPEWKSWSQLILGHGEGAFAYILNYFMYVIWALLFSLLAVLLVKGFAPYACGSGIPEIKTILSGFIIRGYLGKWTLIIKTITLVLAVSSGLSLGKEGPLVHVACCCGNILCHLFTKYRKNEAKRREVLSAAAAAGVSVAFGAPIGGVLFSLEEVSYYFPLKTLWRSFFAALVAAFTLRSINPFGNSRLVLFYVEFHMPWHLLELVPFILLGIFGGLWGAFFIRSNIAWCRRRKTTKLGKYPVLEVFVVTAITAILAFPNEYTRMSTSELISELFNDCGILDSSKLCEYVNDFNSTKGDDLPDRAAGPGVYTAMWKLALALIMKVFITIFTFGMKVPSGLFIPSMAVGAIAGRLLGVAVEQLAYYHHDWAIFSGWCSQGADCITPGLYAMVGAAACLGGVTRMTVSLVVIMFELTGGLEYIVPLMAAAMTSKWVADAIGREGIYDAHIRLNGYPFLEAKEEFSHKTLAMDVMRPRRNDPPLTVITQDSMTVEDVETIINDTTYSGYPVVVSRESQRLVGFVLRRDLIISIENARKKQDGIVSTSIIYFTDHSPPLPPSSPSMLKLRSILDLSPFTVTDQTPMEIVVDIFRKLGLRQCLVTHNGKLLGIITKKDVLKHIAQLANQDPDSILFN; translated from the exons ATCACCAGTAGAAGTAAAGAGTCCACGTGGGCGCTGATACACAGCGTGAGCGATGCCTTTTCTGGCTGGCTGTTGATGCTTCTCATCGGGTTGTTGGCAG GTTCCTTAGCGGGTCTGATAGACATTTCTGCCCACTGGATGACAGATTTGAAAGAAGGAGTGTGTTTAGCAGGCTTCTGGTTTAACCACGAGCACTGCTGCTGGAAATCCAACACAACCTTCACGGACAGAGACAAGTGTCCCGAGTGGAAGAGCTGGTCCCAGCTGATCCTCGGCCACGGAGAG GGGGCTTTTGCGTATATTCTCAACTACTTCATGTACGTTATCTGGGCCTTGTTATTCTCCCTTCTGGCTGTGTTACTTGTGAAGGGGTTTGCTCCATATGCCTGTGGCTCAGGGATCCCAGAG ATCAAAACTATCTTAAGTGGTTTCATCATTAGAGGCTACCTGGGCAAGTGGACACTGATCATCAAAACCATCACCTTGGTGCTGGCGGTGTCCTCCGGGCTGAGCCTGGGCAAGGAGGGGCCCCTGGTGCACGTcgcctgctgctgtgggaacatCTTGTGTCACCTCTTCACCAAATACAGGAAGAACGAAGCGAAGCGCAGAGAG GTTTtatcagcagctgcagctgctggtgtgTCTGTAGCTTTTGGTGCACCGATTGGAGGAGTGCTCTTTAGCCTGGAAGAG gTCAGTTACTACTTTCCTCTCAAGACGCTGTGGCGCTCCTTCTTCGCTGCTCTGGTCGCCGCGTTTACCCTGCGCTCCATCAACCCTTTTGGGAACAGCCGCCTGGTTCTCTTCTACGTGGAGTTTCACATGCCATGGCATCTTCTGGAGCTCGTGCCCTTCATCCTTTTGGGAATATTCGGTGGGCTCTGGGGAGCTTTCTTCATTCGCAGCAACATTGCCTGGTGCAGGCGCCGCAAGACGACCAAGCTCGGCAAATACCCTGTGCTGGAGGTGTTTGTGGTGACCGCCATCACGGCCATTCTGGCCTTCCCCAACGAGTACACCAGGATGAGCACCAGCGAGCTGATTTCTGAGCTCTTCAATGACTGCGGGATTTTGGACTCATCCAAGCTCTGCGAGTACGTGAATGATTTCAACAGCACCAAAGGGGACGACCTGCCGGACCGAGCTGCTGGCCCAGGAGTCTACACAGCCATGTGGAAGCTGGCTTTGGCCCTGATAATGAAGGTCTTCATCACGATCTTCACCTTTGGCATGAAG GTGCCCTCGGGTCTCTTCATCCCCAGCATGGCGGTGGGCGCGATAGCGGGCAGGTTGCTCGGCGTGGCCGTGGAGCAGCTGGCCTATTACCACCACGACTGGGCCATCTTCAGCGGCTGGTGCAGCCAAGGCGCCGACTGCATCACTCCCGGCCTCTACGCGATggtgggggctgcagcctgTCTAG GCGGAGTGACCCGAATGACCGTGTCACTAGTGGTCATTATGTTTGAGCTCACTGGTGGGCTGGAATACATCGTTCCTCTGATGGCAGCAGCCATGACCAGCAAGTGGGTGGCCGATGCCATCGGGCGAGAAGGCATTTACGACGCCCATATTCGCCTCAACGGATACCCTTTCTTGGAAGCCAAGGAAGAGTTCTCTCACAAGACGCTTGCGATGGACGTAATGAGGCCAAGGAGGAACGATCCTCCTCTGACTGTCATCACTCAGGACAGCATGACCGTAGAAGACGTCGAGACCATCATCAACGACACCACGTACAGTGGCTATCCCGTGGTGGTGTCACGGGAGTCCCAAAGGCTGGTCGGATTCGTCCTCAGGAGAGACCTCATCATTTCAATTG AAAATGCCCGGAAGAAGCAGGATGGGATTGTGAGCACCtcaattatttatttcactgacCACTCTCCTCCGCTGCCTCCAAGCTCCCCCTCGATGCTGAAACTCAGGAGCATCCTGGACCTCAGTCCTTTCACAGTCACAGACCAAACTCCCATGGAAATCGTCGTGGATATATTCCGCAAGCTGGGATTGCGCCAGTGCCTGGTTACTCACAACGG GAAGCTGCTGGGGATCATTACCAAAAAGGACGTATTAAAGCACATTGCACAGCTGGCTAACCAGGACCCAGATTCCATACTCTTCAATTAA
- the LOC129211714 gene encoding H(+)/Cl(-) exchange transporter 5 isoform X1 translates to MASRSRKRWVHQEPFGLEALAMEQKGYRRGSFQSSTSDEDMLEIAGASLDFSMVDDDPPLDREMGGFSSYNGGGMNGTSTMMDFLEEPLPGVGTYEDFNTIDWVREKSRDRDRHREITSRSKESTWALIHSVSDAFSGWLLMLLIGLLAGSLAGLIDISAHWMTDLKEGVCLAGFWFNHEHCCWKSNTTFTDRDKCPEWKSWSQLILGHGEGAFAYILNYFMYVIWALLFSLLAVLLVKGFAPYACGSGIPEIKTILSGFIIRGYLGKWTLIIKTITLVLAVSSGLSLGKEGPLVHVACCCGNILCHLFTKYRKNEAKRREVLSAAAAAGVSVAFGAPIGGVLFSLEEVSYYFPLKTLWRSFFAALVAAFTLRSINPFGNSRLVLFYVEFHMPWHLLELVPFILLGIFGGLWGAFFIRSNIAWCRRRKTTKLGKYPVLEVFVVTAITAILAFPNEYTRMSTSELISELFNDCGILDSSKLCEYVNDFNSTKGDDLPDRAAGPGVYTAMWKLALALIMKVFITIFTFGMKVPSGLFIPSMAVGAIAGRLLGVAVEQLAYYHHDWAIFSGWCSQGADCITPGLYAMVGAAACLGGVTRMTVSLVVIMFELTGGLEYIVPLMAAAMTSKWVADAIGREGIYDAHIRLNGYPFLEAKEEFSHKTLAMDVMRPRRNDPPLTVITQDSMTVEDVETIINDTTYSGYPVVVSRESQRLVGFVLRRDLIISIENARKKQDGIVSTSIIYFTDHSPPLPPSSPSMLKLRSILDLSPFTVTDQTPMEIVVDIFRKLGLRQCLVTHNGKLLGIITKKDVLKHIAQLANQDPDSILFN, encoded by the exons gattTTCCTCATATAATGGAGGAGGGATGAACGGCACAAGCACAATGATGGATTTCCTGGAGGAACCTCTTCCTGGTGTGGGGACCTACGAAGATTTTAACACTATAGATTGGGTGCGAGAGAAGTCCAGGGACCGGGACAGACACAGAGAG ATCACCAGTAGAAGTAAAGAGTCCACGTGGGCGCTGATACACAGCGTGAGCGATGCCTTTTCTGGCTGGCTGTTGATGCTTCTCATCGGGTTGTTGGCAG GTTCCTTAGCGGGTCTGATAGACATTTCTGCCCACTGGATGACAGATTTGAAAGAAGGAGTGTGTTTAGCAGGCTTCTGGTTTAACCACGAGCACTGCTGCTGGAAATCCAACACAACCTTCACGGACAGAGACAAGTGTCCCGAGTGGAAGAGCTGGTCCCAGCTGATCCTCGGCCACGGAGAG GGGGCTTTTGCGTATATTCTCAACTACTTCATGTACGTTATCTGGGCCTTGTTATTCTCCCTTCTGGCTGTGTTACTTGTGAAGGGGTTTGCTCCATATGCCTGTGGCTCAGGGATCCCAGAG ATCAAAACTATCTTAAGTGGTTTCATCATTAGAGGCTACCTGGGCAAGTGGACACTGATCATCAAAACCATCACCTTGGTGCTGGCGGTGTCCTCCGGGCTGAGCCTGGGCAAGGAGGGGCCCCTGGTGCACGTcgcctgctgctgtgggaacatCTTGTGTCACCTCTTCACCAAATACAGGAAGAACGAAGCGAAGCGCAGAGAG GTTTtatcagcagctgcagctgctggtgtgTCTGTAGCTTTTGGTGCACCGATTGGAGGAGTGCTCTTTAGCCTGGAAGAG gTCAGTTACTACTTTCCTCTCAAGACGCTGTGGCGCTCCTTCTTCGCTGCTCTGGTCGCCGCGTTTACCCTGCGCTCCATCAACCCTTTTGGGAACAGCCGCCTGGTTCTCTTCTACGTGGAGTTTCACATGCCATGGCATCTTCTGGAGCTCGTGCCCTTCATCCTTTTGGGAATATTCGGTGGGCTCTGGGGAGCTTTCTTCATTCGCAGCAACATTGCCTGGTGCAGGCGCCGCAAGACGACCAAGCTCGGCAAATACCCTGTGCTGGAGGTGTTTGTGGTGACCGCCATCACGGCCATTCTGGCCTTCCCCAACGAGTACACCAGGATGAGCACCAGCGAGCTGATTTCTGAGCTCTTCAATGACTGCGGGATTTTGGACTCATCCAAGCTCTGCGAGTACGTGAATGATTTCAACAGCACCAAAGGGGACGACCTGCCGGACCGAGCTGCTGGCCCAGGAGTCTACACAGCCATGTGGAAGCTGGCTTTGGCCCTGATAATGAAGGTCTTCATCACGATCTTCACCTTTGGCATGAAG GTGCCCTCGGGTCTCTTCATCCCCAGCATGGCGGTGGGCGCGATAGCGGGCAGGTTGCTCGGCGTGGCCGTGGAGCAGCTGGCCTATTACCACCACGACTGGGCCATCTTCAGCGGCTGGTGCAGCCAAGGCGCCGACTGCATCACTCCCGGCCTCTACGCGATggtgggggctgcagcctgTCTAG GCGGAGTGACCCGAATGACCGTGTCACTAGTGGTCATTATGTTTGAGCTCACTGGTGGGCTGGAATACATCGTTCCTCTGATGGCAGCAGCCATGACCAGCAAGTGGGTGGCCGATGCCATCGGGCGAGAAGGCATTTACGACGCCCATATTCGCCTCAACGGATACCCTTTCTTGGAAGCCAAGGAAGAGTTCTCTCACAAGACGCTTGCGATGGACGTAATGAGGCCAAGGAGGAACGATCCTCCTCTGACTGTCATCACTCAGGACAGCATGACCGTAGAAGACGTCGAGACCATCATCAACGACACCACGTACAGTGGCTATCCCGTGGTGGTGTCACGGGAGTCCCAAAGGCTGGTCGGATTCGTCCTCAGGAGAGACCTCATCATTTCAATTG AAAATGCCCGGAAGAAGCAGGATGGGATTGTGAGCACCtcaattatttatttcactgacCACTCTCCTCCGCTGCCTCCAAGCTCCCCCTCGATGCTGAAACTCAGGAGCATCCTGGACCTCAGTCCTTTCACAGTCACAGACCAAACTCCCATGGAAATCGTCGTGGATATATTCCGCAAGCTGGGATTGCGCCAGTGCCTGGTTACTCACAACGG GAAGCTGCTGGGGATCATTACCAAAAAGGACGTATTAAAGCACATTGCACAGCTGGCTAACCAGGACCCAGATTCCATACTCTTCAATTAA
- the LOC129211714 gene encoding H(+)/Cl(-) exchange transporter 5 isoform X3 → MNGTSTMMDFLEEPLPGVGTYEDFNTIDWVREKSRDRDRHREITSRSKESTWALIHSVSDAFSGWLLMLLIGLLAGSLAGLIDISAHWMTDLKEGVCLAGFWFNHEHCCWKSNTTFTDRDKCPEWKSWSQLILGHGEGAFAYILNYFMYVIWALLFSLLAVLLVKGFAPYACGSGIPEIKTILSGFIIRGYLGKWTLIIKTITLVLAVSSGLSLGKEGPLVHVACCCGNILCHLFTKYRKNEAKRREVLSAAAAAGVSVAFGAPIGGVLFSLEEVSYYFPLKTLWRSFFAALVAAFTLRSINPFGNSRLVLFYVEFHMPWHLLELVPFILLGIFGGLWGAFFIRSNIAWCRRRKTTKLGKYPVLEVFVVTAITAILAFPNEYTRMSTSELISELFNDCGILDSSKLCEYVNDFNSTKGDDLPDRAAGPGVYTAMWKLALALIMKVFITIFTFGMKVPSGLFIPSMAVGAIAGRLLGVAVEQLAYYHHDWAIFSGWCSQGADCITPGLYAMVGAAACLGGVTRMTVSLVVIMFELTGGLEYIVPLMAAAMTSKWVADAIGREGIYDAHIRLNGYPFLEAKEEFSHKTLAMDVMRPRRNDPPLTVITQDSMTVEDVETIINDTTYSGYPVVVSRESQRLVGFVLRRDLIISIENARKKQDGIVSTSIIYFTDHSPPLPPSSPSMLKLRSILDLSPFTVTDQTPMEIVVDIFRKLGLRQCLVTHNGKLLGIITKKDVLKHIAQLANQDPDSILFN, encoded by the exons ATGAACGGCACAAGCACAATGATGGATTTCCTGGAGGAACCTCTTCCTGGTGTGGGGACCTACGAAGATTTTAACACTATAGATTGGGTGCGAGAGAAGTCCAGGGACCGGGACAGACACAGAGAG ATCACCAGTAGAAGTAAAGAGTCCACGTGGGCGCTGATACACAGCGTGAGCGATGCCTTTTCTGGCTGGCTGTTGATGCTTCTCATCGGGTTGTTGGCAG GTTCCTTAGCGGGTCTGATAGACATTTCTGCCCACTGGATGACAGATTTGAAAGAAGGAGTGTGTTTAGCAGGCTTCTGGTTTAACCACGAGCACTGCTGCTGGAAATCCAACACAACCTTCACGGACAGAGACAAGTGTCCCGAGTGGAAGAGCTGGTCCCAGCTGATCCTCGGCCACGGAGAG GGGGCTTTTGCGTATATTCTCAACTACTTCATGTACGTTATCTGGGCCTTGTTATTCTCCCTTCTGGCTGTGTTACTTGTGAAGGGGTTTGCTCCATATGCCTGTGGCTCAGGGATCCCAGAG ATCAAAACTATCTTAAGTGGTTTCATCATTAGAGGCTACCTGGGCAAGTGGACACTGATCATCAAAACCATCACCTTGGTGCTGGCGGTGTCCTCCGGGCTGAGCCTGGGCAAGGAGGGGCCCCTGGTGCACGTcgcctgctgctgtgggaacatCTTGTGTCACCTCTTCACCAAATACAGGAAGAACGAAGCGAAGCGCAGAGAG GTTTtatcagcagctgcagctgctggtgtgTCTGTAGCTTTTGGTGCACCGATTGGAGGAGTGCTCTTTAGCCTGGAAGAG gTCAGTTACTACTTTCCTCTCAAGACGCTGTGGCGCTCCTTCTTCGCTGCTCTGGTCGCCGCGTTTACCCTGCGCTCCATCAACCCTTTTGGGAACAGCCGCCTGGTTCTCTTCTACGTGGAGTTTCACATGCCATGGCATCTTCTGGAGCTCGTGCCCTTCATCCTTTTGGGAATATTCGGTGGGCTCTGGGGAGCTTTCTTCATTCGCAGCAACATTGCCTGGTGCAGGCGCCGCAAGACGACCAAGCTCGGCAAATACCCTGTGCTGGAGGTGTTTGTGGTGACCGCCATCACGGCCATTCTGGCCTTCCCCAACGAGTACACCAGGATGAGCACCAGCGAGCTGATTTCTGAGCTCTTCAATGACTGCGGGATTTTGGACTCATCCAAGCTCTGCGAGTACGTGAATGATTTCAACAGCACCAAAGGGGACGACCTGCCGGACCGAGCTGCTGGCCCAGGAGTCTACACAGCCATGTGGAAGCTGGCTTTGGCCCTGATAATGAAGGTCTTCATCACGATCTTCACCTTTGGCATGAAG GTGCCCTCGGGTCTCTTCATCCCCAGCATGGCGGTGGGCGCGATAGCGGGCAGGTTGCTCGGCGTGGCCGTGGAGCAGCTGGCCTATTACCACCACGACTGGGCCATCTTCAGCGGCTGGTGCAGCCAAGGCGCCGACTGCATCACTCCCGGCCTCTACGCGATggtgggggctgcagcctgTCTAG GCGGAGTGACCCGAATGACCGTGTCACTAGTGGTCATTATGTTTGAGCTCACTGGTGGGCTGGAATACATCGTTCCTCTGATGGCAGCAGCCATGACCAGCAAGTGGGTGGCCGATGCCATCGGGCGAGAAGGCATTTACGACGCCCATATTCGCCTCAACGGATACCCTTTCTTGGAAGCCAAGGAAGAGTTCTCTCACAAGACGCTTGCGATGGACGTAATGAGGCCAAGGAGGAACGATCCTCCTCTGACTGTCATCACTCAGGACAGCATGACCGTAGAAGACGTCGAGACCATCATCAACGACACCACGTACAGTGGCTATCCCGTGGTGGTGTCACGGGAGTCCCAAAGGCTGGTCGGATTCGTCCTCAGGAGAGACCTCATCATTTCAATTG AAAATGCCCGGAAGAAGCAGGATGGGATTGTGAGCACCtcaattatttatttcactgacCACTCTCCTCCGCTGCCTCCAAGCTCCCCCTCGATGCTGAAACTCAGGAGCATCCTGGACCTCAGTCCTTTCACAGTCACAGACCAAACTCCCATGGAAATCGTCGTGGATATATTCCGCAAGCTGGGATTGCGCCAGTGCCTGGTTACTCACAACGG GAAGCTGCTGGGGATCATTACCAAAAAGGACGTATTAAAGCACATTGCACAGCTGGCTAACCAGGACCCAGATTCCATACTCTTCAATTAA